Sequence from the Fusobacterium sp. FSA-380-WT-3A genome:
TATATTGGTGGGGGAATTTTTCCAGGACCAAGAACATATATAAATTCTCTTTTTGGAACTACTGCTAGACTTCCTAAGGTTGAATTTTGTGAAACTGAAAGTGTGTTAGGAAGAAATACTGTAACAGGAATACAATCTGCAACTTTCTTTGGGTATATTGGGCAAGTTAAGTATCTTATTGAAAAAATAAAAGAGGAAGTTGGGGAGGAATGTTTTGTAATTGCTACTGGTGGTTTTAGTAAAATCATTGGGGAATATGTAAAAGAGATTGATAAATGTAGTTCAAAATTAAGTATAAGAGGAATATATACCCTTTATAAAATCAATAAGGAATAAAATTAACTATATTTGAAAAAATAGTATAATACAAAAAAGGAAATCCAAAATAGAAGTTAGGTATTAGACTAACAAGTTGGAGGGCAACAGAAAAACTTTTTTAGATAGCTTTTATAGATAATTAATATAGGAGGCATTTCTGCCTCCTATCATTATTTTTATTTATAAATTTTATTTCTATGTCCTACTTCTAAAACTAATATTGTAAGAATCTCATCTTGGATATCACACAATACTCTGTAATTTCCAACTCTATATCTCCAAATTCCTTTTTTATTACCTGTTAAAGATTTTCCATGGATTCTAGGGTCTTCACAATTAATTAAATTTTTATTAATCCATTTTAAAAGAGTAGTTCTAGTTGAATTATCCATTTTTTTAATATAATTAGCAGCTTCAATAGAAAACTCAACTTTATACACTATAATTCAACTCCTAATTCTTTAACAAGGTCGTCAAATTTTATAGTTTTAGCACCATTTTTCATGTGTTTTTCATAGGCTTCATTAGCTATCTTTAAATCATATTCATCTTCTAATCTTTCAAAAATTATTTTTTTTAAATAAGAAGATAATCCCATACCTTCAAATTCAGCAACTTCTCTTAATAATTTTTCTTCATTTTCATTTAATCTTAAAGATATAACAGACATCTTCATCACCTCTTTTGTATTACTATTGTAGTACAATTTGAAGAAAATGTCAATTTTTTATTTATTAATTTTGTTGTATTCAATTAATCCTTTTTCTAGGATATTAAGAGCTTTTTTAATTTTTTCCTCTTCTAGACAATAAGTTATTCTGACTTGTTGTTTTCCAGCATTTGGAGTTTTGTAGAAACCTTG
This genomic interval carries:
- a CDS encoding type II toxin-antitoxin system RelE/ParE family toxin, giving the protein MVYKVEFSIEAANYIKKMDNSTRTTLLKWINKNLINCEDPRIHGKSLTGNKKGIWRYRVGNYRVLCDIQDEILTILVLEVGHRNKIYK
- the relB gene encoding type II toxin-antitoxin system RelB family antitoxin, with the translated sequence MSVISLRLNENEEKLLREVAEFEGMGLSSYLKKIIFERLEDEYDLKIANEAYEKHMKNGAKTIKFDDLVKELGVEL